The following is a genomic window from Thioclava electrotropha.
GCGGGCGAAACCACGACGGATACGCAAAGCGGTCCGGTTACGCCGCCCGCCGCCAACTAAGCCGTCACTTCAGCCGACAATCGGTTCGCACCCACAAAAAGTTGCGGGTGCGTCCAATCCAAACTCAATAGCTTGCGGTCTGGTTGCGGGCAGGCCGCGAATCGTGTAAGCATTAAATCCCGTGATCCTGACCCTCTTTGGGCAGGGAAACCATTCGAATTTCGCAGATCACGGGGGTCTTCATGGCACGTTATGTCTTCATTACCGGCGGCGTTGTCTCGTCGCTCGGCAAGGGTTTGGCATCCGCCGCCTTGGGGGCATTGCTGCAAGCACGCGGCTTTTCGGTTCGGCTGCGCAAGCTCGACCCGTATCTCAATGTCGATCCGGGCACGATGAGCCCGTTCGAGCATGGCGAGGTCTTCGTCACCGATGACGGGGCCGAGACCGATCTCGACCTTGGCCATTACGAACGCTTCACCGGCGTCTCGGCGCGCAAGACCGACTCGATCTCGTCGGGGCGGATCTACACCAACGTGCTCGAGAAAGAGCGCCGCGGCGAATATCTGGGCAAAACGATCCAGGTGATCCCGCACGTCACCAACGAGATCAAGGACTTCCTCGATGTCGGCGACGACGAGGTCGATTTCATGCTCTGCGAGATCGGCGGCACGGTCGGCGATATCGAGGGCCTGCCCTTCTTCGAAGCGATCCGCCAGTTCAGCCAGGACCGTCCGCGCGGCCAATGTATCTTCATGCACCTCACGCTGCTGCCCTATCTGGCGGCGTCGGGCGAGCTGAAGACCAAGCCGACGCAGCACTCGGTGAAGGAACTGCGCTCGATCGGCCTGCAGCCCGACGTGCTGGTCTGCCGCTCGGAGCAGCCGATTCCGGAGAAAGAGCGCGGCAAAATCGCGCTGTTCTGTAACGTGCGCCCCGAAGCGGTGATCCCGGCCTATGACCTGAAGTCGATCTACGAGGCGCCGCTGGCCTATCACCGCATGGGCCTCGATCAGGCGGTTCTGGACGCGTTCGGCATCTCGCCCGCGCCGAAGCCTGAACTGAGCCGCTGGGAAGACGTGATGGATCGTCTCGACCATGCCGAGGGCGAAGTGCGTGTCGCGATCGTCGGCAAATATGTCCAGCTGGAGGACGCCTACAAGTCGATCGCCGAGGCGCTGACCCATGGCGGCATGGCGAACCGGGTCCGCGTGAAGGCGGAATGGATCGACGCGGAGATTTTCGAGAACGAAGATCCCGCGCCCTATCTGGAAAACTACCACGCGATCCTCGTGCCCGGCGGCTTCGGCGAGCGCGGCACGGAAGGCAAGATCCGGGCGGCCCAATTCGCGCGCGAAAAGGGCGTGCCTTACTTGGGCATCTGTCTGGGGATGCAGATGGCCGTCATCGAGGCCGCGCGGAACCTCGCGGGCGTCAGCGATGCGGGCTCGGAAGAATTCGACCACGAGGCGGGCAAGAAGCGCTTCACCCCGGTCGTCTATCACCTCAAGGAATGGGTGCAGGGCAACCACCGGGTCGAGCGCAAGGTGACCGACGACAAGGGCGGCACGATGCGTCTGGGCGCCTATTCGGCCGCACTGAAAGAGGGCTCGAAGGTCGCGGAAGTCTACGGCTCGACCGATATCGAAGAGCGTCACCGCCACCGCTACGAGGTCGACATCAAGTATCGCGAGCCGCTCGAGAAATGCGGCATGACCTTCTCCGGCATGTCGCCCGATGGCCGCCTGCCCGAGATCGTCGAGCACAAGGACCATCCGTGGTTCATCGGCGTGCAGTTCCACCCCGAGTTGAAATCGAAGCCCTTCGCACCGCACCCGCTCTTTGCGGGCTTCATCAAGGCCGCGCGGGATCAGAGCCGGTTGGTGTAAACCGCATCGCCACTCGAAATCGAAAAAGCCGCGCTCAGCTTTGCGCGGCTTTTTTCTTTTTCTTCTTCGACGGCTTAGGCGCGGGCTTTTCCGCTTTGCCGCCGCCGCGCGCCGGGTCGATGTGACGGGCAAGCTCGGCGGGGTCGAGACGGATCAGTGCCTGGATGTAGCCCGAGGCCGCGTCGAGCAGCTCGCACAGGGCCGCCGCGCGCGGATCGGCGCTGCGGGCTTCCAGGGCGGAAAGGTGGTCACGCGCGGGGCCGATGACGCGACGCTCGCGTTCGGCCAGCATCAGGCGTGCCAGTTCCCACGGCTCGGTGGGCGCCACGAAGAAATCCTTGCGCGAGCCGGGCGAGCGTGCGGCCTGCACCAGACCGGCATCGCGCAATTCCTTAAGCGCGGTCGAGACATTGGAACGCGACAGCCCAAGCTGCGTCACCAGATCGTCGGCCGAGGGCGCTTGCGCCGCGCGCCAGATCGCGCCGAGGCAGCGGCCTGCGGGGCGGGAAAATCCGAAACGGGGGGCGAGTTCGGCGAAGGCTTCGGGCAGTTCGGTTTCACTCATGCATCCATCCTCTGCCGCCTATTTTCGCCGCTCGGTTACGCGCCGGGTCGGCGCGCCGCGGACAGGCCCGCGATCAGCGCGGCCTCCCCGTCGCCCAACGTGACCTGCGCGCCCTGCGCTTGCAAGCCGCGGGCGCAAATTTCCGACCAGCCGGGGGCGGAGGCGGAGGACAGCGCCAGCACGGTTTGCCCGAGCCACCACGGTTTCGCAGCTGCGAGTTCGGCCCCAAGCACGGCACCAGCGGCGCGTGGGGCGGGGCGTCCGAGGCTGAGCGGGGCCAATTCGCGGGCGAGGCGTTCGGGGCGCGAGAGCGTATCGGCGAGG
Proteins encoded in this region:
- a CDS encoding CTP synthase, with the translated sequence MARYVFITGGVVSSLGKGLASAALGALLQARGFSVRLRKLDPYLNVDPGTMSPFEHGEVFVTDDGAETDLDLGHYERFTGVSARKTDSISSGRIYTNVLEKERRGEYLGKTIQVIPHVTNEIKDFLDVGDDEVDFMLCEIGGTVGDIEGLPFFEAIRQFSQDRPRGQCIFMHLTLLPYLAASGELKTKPTQHSVKELRSIGLQPDVLVCRSEQPIPEKERGKIALFCNVRPEAVIPAYDLKSIYEAPLAYHRMGLDQAVLDAFGISPAPKPELSRWEDVMDRLDHAEGEVRVAIVGKYVQLEDAYKSIAEALTHGGMANRVRVKAEWIDAEIFENEDPAPYLENYHAILVPGGFGERGTEGKIRAAQFAREKGVPYLGICLGMQMAVIEAARNLAGVSDAGSEEFDHEAGKKRFTPVVYHLKEWVQGNHRVERKVTDDKGGTMRLGAYSAALKEGSKVAEVYGSTDIEERHRHRYEVDIKYREPLEKCGMTFSGMSPDGRLPEIVEHKDHPWFIGVQFHPELKSKPFAPHPLFAGFIKAARDQSRLV
- a CDS encoding GbsR/MarR family transcriptional regulator; protein product: MSETELPEAFAELAPRFGFSRPAGRCLGAIWRAAQAPSADDLVTQLGLSRSNVSTALKELRDAGLVQAARSPGSRKDFFVAPTEPWELARLMLAERERRVIGPARDHLSALEARSADPRAAALCELLDAASGYIQALIRLDPAELARHIDPARGGGKAEKPAPKPSKKKKKKAAQS